One window of the Torulaspora delbrueckii CBS 1146 chromosome 6, complete genome genome contains the following:
- the RPS14B gene encoding 40S ribosomal protein uS11 (similar to Saccharomyces cerevisiae RPS14A (YCR031C) and RPS14B (YJL191W); ancestral locus Anc_1.146), producing MAKDLVQARDASQVFGVARIYASFNDTFVHVTDLSGRETISRVTGGMKVKADRDESSPYAAMLAAQDVAVKCKEVGITAVHVKIRATGGTKTKTPGPGGQAALRALARSGLRIGRIEDVTPVPSDSTRKKGGRRGRRL from the exons ATGGCTAAAG ACCTTGTCCAAGCTCGTGACGCTTCCCAAGTTTTTGGTGTTGCTAGAATCTACGCCTCTTTCAACGATACTTTCGTCCATGTCACTGACTTGTCTGGTAGAGAAACCATCTCCAGAGTCACTGGTGGTATGAAGGTCAAGGCTGACAGAGATGAATCCTCTCCATACGCTGCTATGTTGGCTGCTCAAGATGTCGCTGTTAAGTGTAAGGAAGTTGGTATCACTGCCGTCCACGTCAAGATTAGAGCTACTGGTGGTACCAAGACCAAGACTCCAGGTCCAGGTGGTCAAGCTGCTTTGAGAGCTTTGGCTAGATCCGGTTTGAGAATTGGTCGTATCGAAGATGTTACCCCAGTTCCATCTGACTCTACCAGAAAGAAGGGTGGTAGAAGAGGTAGAAGATTATGA
- the SWE1 gene encoding tyrosine protein kinase SWE1 (similar to Saccharomyces cerevisiae SWE1 (YJL187C); ancestral locus Anc_1.149) — protein MVGHYKIRNGPLEPTIMEEEDDDDDFDMFEEEEELEGGPSSNGSGSNILTFYPYANNKMTRSVGTLNLSLSNTALGDHKQVDDSSVDEYIDRWSPFNDESPSTPTTADSKRKSKHEMSPFINDPEITKKWRRKPTGSKLALSWAPIQELHEHDQENSPPRNLAVPDQTAFLAPTGLVSKVAQSSFPKKLSIPDTPVKKSPLMENSRLSNSICGSPNFSNRSYNMTQETSLHMQSPSFNSIPQLMIDASPLINPLSEDDNERGFKVRHEKLPPQFHVSRYKKIKKSRNSVIMNNNDLTNSLQQFTDDLYGTDNNDQRTEDPKSDDLSYFSILPPPKGSKAYQNDASCSSTDTTPTRKKSILNAKTKAIESSNKSTAESSPKHTRRFINAKVTTNPDSHLFEKFTNVSSIGDGQFSTVYQVTFQQTNKKYAVKAIQPSKHSSIRRILQEVKILSEISESVLDQEGKEYVIGFISSWKHQGSFYIMTEYCENGTLDSFLQEQIVAKKTRLEDWRIWKIIVELSLALRFIHDSCHIVHLDLKPANILITFEGNLKLADFGMATHLPLEDFGSENEGDREYIAPEIISDCVYDFKADIFSLGLVVVEIAANVVLPDNGNAWHKLRSGDLSDAGRLSANDIHSESLFSDNSKVDTNLTEISDYHDRDTVNLLKEKSEIPPWVPRFLIDGESLERMVKWMIEPNYKKRPTANEILHTEECIYVEMTRQAGAIIQEDDFGPKPGFFAP, from the coding sequence ATGGTTGGCCATTATAAGATACGAAACGGGCCTTTAGAGCCTACTATCatggaagaggaagatgatgatgatgacttcgatatgtttgaagaagaggaagaattaGAAGGTGGGCCAAGCAGTAATGGTAGTGGTTCCAATATTTTGACCTTTTACCCCTATGCAAACAATAAGATGACCAGGAGTGTGGGTACTTTGAATTTGTCCTTAAGTAATACTGCGTTGGGGGACCACAAACAGGTTGACGATAGTAGTGTGGATGAATATATTGATAGATGGTCCCCTTTCAACGATGAAAGTCCCTCGACTCCTACTACAGCTGATAGCAAAAGAAAGTCAAAGCATGAGATGTCTCCGTTTATAAACGACCCAGAAATTACGAagaaatggagaagaaaaccgACAGGTTCAAAATTGGCCCTATCCTGGGCACCAATTCAGGAACTTCATGAGCATGATCAAGAGAATTCACCGCCGAGGAATCTTGCGGTACCTGATCAAACCGCGTTTCTTGCCCCAACGGGACTAGTGTCAAAAGTGGCACAGTCTAGCTTCCCGAAGAAACTTTCTATACCAGATACACCAGTGAAGAAATCGCCCCTGATGGAGAATTCGAGGCTCTCAAACTCAATCTGTGGCTCACCAAACTTCAGTAACCGAAGTTACAATATGACCCAAGAAACTTCGCTCCATATGCAATCACCTTCTTTTAATTCCATTCCGCAATTGATGATAGACGCTTCCCCACTGATCAATCCATTGAGCGAAGATGATAATGAGAGAGGTTTCAAAGTACGACATGAGAAATTACCACCGCAGTTCCATGTTAGTCGATATaagaagataaagaaaTCGCGAAACTCTGTTATCATGAACAACAATGACCTGACCAACAGTTTGCAACAGTTCACTGACGATCTTTACGGGACGGATAATAACGACCAACGCACAGAGGATCCAAAGTCGGACGATCTATCTTATTTCAGTATATTACCTCCGCCAAAGGGCTCAAAAGCTTACCAGAATGACGCAAGTTGTAGTAGTACCGATACTACACCTACTCGCAAGAAATCCATCTTGAATGCCAAGACAAAGGCTATAGAAAGTTCCAACAAAAGCACTGCTGAGTCATCGCCTAAACATACGCGAAGGTTCATTAATGCAAAAGTTACGACGAATCCCGATTCACAtctatttgaaaaattcaccaaCGTCTCCAGCATAGGAGATGGCCAGTTTTCTACAGTTTACCAAGTGACTTTCCAACAAACTAACAAGAAATACGCTGTCAAAGCGATACAGCCAAGTAAACATTCTTCAATCAGACGAATCTTACAGGAAGTTAAAATTCTTTCAGAGATCAGTGAGAGCGTATTGGATCAAGAAGGTAAAGAGTATGTGATTGGTTTCATTAGTTCATGGAAACACCAAGGTTCATTCTATATCATGACTGAATATTGTGAAAACGGTACACTCGATAGTTTCCTACAAGAGCAGATAGTGGCGAAGAAGACGAGGTTGGAAGATTGGAGAATATGGAAGATTATTGTGGAACTGAGCTTAGCTTTGAGGTTCATCCATGATTCTTGTCATATAGTGCATTTGGACTTGAAACCTGCAAACATACTGATCACCTTTGAGGGTAATTTAAAGTTAGCTGACTTTGGGATGGCAACACATCTGCCCTTGGAAGATTTCGGAAGTGAAAATGAAGGCGATCGAGAATACATTGCACCAGAGATAATATCGGATTGCGTCtatgatttcaaagctgatATTTTTTCCCTAGGGCTTGTTGTAGTAGAAATCGCAGCAAATGTGGTTTTACCCGATAACGGTAACGCCTGGCACAAATTGCGTTCTGGTGATTTATCCGACGCTGGGAGATTAAGTGCAAATGACATTCATTCGGAATCTCTGTTCTCTGACAATTCGAAAGTCGACACAAACCTGACCGAGATCTCGGACTACCACGACAGAGATACGGTCAATctattgaaagaaaaatccGAGATTCCACCCTGGGTGCCAAGATTTTTAATTGATGGAGAATCCCTAGaaagaatggtgaaatgGATGATCGAACcaaattacaagaaaaGACCTACTGCAAATGAAATTTTACATACTGAGGAATGTATCTACGTGGAGATGACTCGCCAAGCTGGTGCTATCATTCAGGAAGATGATTTTGGACCCAAACCAGGTTTTTTCGCTCCATAA
- the RPS22A gene encoding 40S ribosomal protein uS8 (similar to Saccharomyces cerevisiae RPS22A (YJL190C); ancestral locus Anc_1.147) — translation MTRTSVLADALNAINNAEKTGKRQVLIRPSSKVIIKFLQVMQRHGYIGEFEYIDDHRSGKIVIQLNGRLNKCGVISPRFNVKIADIEKWTENLLPARQFGYVILTTSAGIMDHEEARRKHVSGKILGFVY, via the coding sequence ATGACCAGAACCTCTGTCCTAGCTGATGCTTTGAACGCTATCAACAATGCCGAGAAGACCGGTAAACGTCAAGTCTTGATTAGACCATCCTCCAAGGTTATCATCAAGTTCTTGCAAGTTATGCAAAGACACGGTTACAttggtgaatttgaatACATCGATGACCACAGATCCGGTAAGATTgtcattcaattgaacgGTAGATTGAACAAGTGTGGTGTTATTTCTCCAAGATTCAACGTTAAGATCGCTGACATTGAGAAGTGGACTGAAAACTTGTTGCCAGCCAGACAATTCGGTTACGTCATCTTGACTACTTCTGCTGGTATTATGGACCACGAAGAAGCTAGAAGAAAGCACGTTTCTGGTAAGATCTTGGGTTTCGTTTACTAA
- the SOP4 gene encoding Sop4p (similar to Saccharomyces cerevisiae SOP4 (YJL192C); ancestral locus Anc_1.145), whose amino-acid sequence MMLQLSWLCILASLLSVSLSASIKGKLDLSPHFNITGGTIPRTIFKLYQIGNYSQSHAYSDQVQLKDLDGNFEFEGVPLNPGLNATTHYVLYSSSLDYNLKPNRILIEFKNSDNDGTNYEIKAFRNVFGKEFFPSADIAYPEQLESLQTDPQITITLVNLAPLRAYYQQRRKGFFQTGPLARLLDSRWKQAAAITGIAVILFPILLEKMDPDTAKAIKEEQQRKQREKYAVKQD is encoded by the coding sequence ATGatgttgcaattgagttGGTTGTGTATTTTAGCATCCCTTTTGTCGGTATCTTTGTCGGCGAGTATTAAAGGGAAGCTTGATTTGAGTCCCCACTTTAATATAACAGGTGGAACCATCCCTAGgaccattttcaaattataCCAGATAGGAAACTACTCCCAGAGCCATGCCTACTCAGATCAAGTGcaattgaaggatcttGATGGAAATTTCGAGTTTGAGGGCGTACCTTTGAATCCAGGTCTAAATGCCACAACGCATTACGTACTATACTCCAGTTCACTCGATTataatttgaaaccaaacAGAATATTAATTGaattcaaaaattcagaCAATGATGGAACTAATTACGAGATTAAAGCCTTCAGGAACGTTTTTGGTAAAGAATTTTTCCCATCTGCAGACATAGCATACCCAGAACAATTGGAATCTCTGCAAACAGATCCACAAATTACAATAACTCTGGTAAATTTAGCTCCATTGAGAGCTTACTATCAGCAAAGACGTAAGGGATTTTTCCAAACAGGTCCTCTGGCAAGACTATTGGATAGTCGTTGGAAACAAGCAGCGGCCATTACTGGTATCGCAGTGATACTTTTCCCCATCTTACTTGAGAAAATGGACCCTGATACCGCTAAAGCCATCAAGGAGGAACAACAGAGGAAACAAAGAGAGAAATATGCAGTTAAACAGGACTAA
- the RPL39 gene encoding 60S ribosomal protein eL39 (similar to Saccharomyces cerevisiae RPL39 (YJL189W); ancestral locus Anc_1.148), with amino-acid sequence MPAQKSFRIKQKLAKAKNQNRPLPQWVRLRTGNKIRYNAKRRNWRRTKLGL; translated from the exons ATGCCA GCTCAAAAGTCTTTCAGAATTAAGCAAAAATTGGCCAAGGCTAAGAACCAAAACAGACCATTGCCACAATGGGTCAGATTGAGAACTGGTAACAAGATCCGTTACAACGccaagagaagaaactggaGAAGAACCAAGTTGGGTTTGTAA
- the BPH1 gene encoding Bph1p (similar to Saccharomyces cerevisiae BPH1 (YCR032W); ancestral locus Anc_1.144): MSTTTTSGIVLALAMSDQSVILGGLLRNALCLTLDQDLEISIEDQLCEILTNYASNQETFGKDYVPCDLRTYVDTELPTRFQLTNTDSNFNSGAEHSWSELLEGHWNSAEYAVALQIIISLTDLSVWNKLKLGEIKGIKELLLRRIIDVGDTAINVQEKLADLYCVVASVNFTARDLLELYTHFPAGLTYRTLESLAAQMSDPSAQAFLQFENCYRIFKTSKREDSRFTLQFFIQFSNITSNRIMTVGKNLYLEIKEGQFCMSNDEFIIALFENLELQAEALYSIAVTINENDISLYVDGNLIDSLTLFEGSITAINQFELGSMISSFKLYRFVIFNDILSEESIKLIHAMGSSFRNSLEETIDMHDIRLALGDKFLESLCRDSNYVDRLLENLRETIKRCIMVDLDPTYLCVAGNSLVRAHEELQDSSFTYMAMGKCFHYRPAPLVPIFQSINCFRYILCNLENSRDMDELFQYLSHLMTILRNNYMRALYRRDYGFPLLSHILVTRVRRKLKLSLPIQFFNLFQKFCGWNFSNISKSLIEDESAYQSLILNIDIWYTSSSESHSGHGGVEIIRFLLFQIGSLIEASELCSLNSQKLRKLNVLKTFCNNQHIFAEQQGYPNVFDELSSDLSNVYNLLLKDELRRANIQWFLQFSYSELKSGFYQNSEVAFDAVDSLFTEVLDTTETNKIRCITDSISCKFLLMALGETILGKRSPVTILNILLKVLLVNETAYKNFIRSNGLDLLFYMLKNADSCYYEDVVYLLYGYSLGDYNVELNLKQFENGIIHPNATVIMKELQLLSINLLEWAVVNDISNTFQMDLDYFITIFIKKLGSILARVSEETKLDSFMVSLYSALLDILTTLTKPQNSSIYEGSASVIKKLLADNVTKALMSMGVWDFERYFEATISPPHGEMRSLAIGENEFDYFELAYLRSIIPAIFTDLKEMTEFFTERLFESDCMLFNFQHIFNRLKQLLIVFKMEPIVYVNMLKCTLACIKSAKERHGCKKATMTSLVDAFAFTSLALLYPGLWKDGSLDRDSLQCCTTFFIDYGVEVLDNDFSHYSDGIARFMCWSLFQQIITEGSNKTLTDSLKMVLESKGDEFASQALGEDDLSIILTVIQVRSETDTESIQHYISVLENRLQVDAVSSSFSSIESKERACMYSVDRLSKEVCAHRDLRMESKINELRKRNSLFRSDNAVLDRNLRINFKKHHTNFVTDKEEDYLLHGQQYLALVKQLRYTVGLQLGSSSDCDWGIDSVENFNGMKGRLAPFVEAGGICEIDTNSDQQKMEFDSRMSLETQPKTTNKSLLSYDLMSELDTLEVLTGDKEDENRKILKILKGNDSIRRIWNTSLVIGLDVREGVLIFGQDNLYFVSNYSFVKAENRVLKLSEVPLSDRDANISLITGSIGKPQGNANSHDVQIWKLPELASVIKRPFLLRDAAMELMFENGTSFFLSFKNKSYRDDVYYVLDKLPKNENIDPVLYTTLQELNNSSGTIGLQNGIYKTTLKTKFVKAFATSLSITEGFSATTKWQKGELSNFYYLMTINTLAGRTFNDITQYPVFPWVIADYTSEELDLDDPLTFRDLSKPMGAQSERRRAQFIERYEALESLGDPDSPPFHYGTHYSSAMIVSSYLIRLKPYVDSFLLLQDGKFGHADRLFNSIGRAWSSAAIENTTDVRELTPEFFFLPEFLVNLNNFDLGKDQQGNRVSDVTLPPWAKNDPKIFIAKNREALESPYVSSQLHLWIDLIFGSKQRGENALAAINVFNNLSYPGAVYLDSISDENERRAVTGIIHNFGQTPLQIFQDDHPTRIVTKIKHINENIWQQLRQRPSHIYQPQKRDTHDIAVRYIFWEVYPDGTVCWKAYPFLDVTISSSSHLLPLRMKGQFSLQIGPETYDFLHCSRISSFSLWRQQEFVTGDINGIVKIWRYEGIRSNKSAQLSCLGTLYGHLSEVKDIKVYYDYNTLLSLDTDGTIYLWDLIDYKIVRRISSIASQAAISQNQGTIAVFTMDMMLMVYNFSGMLYISEPFNPDTTVTSIEFVNFSSVDLGSKRHAYWKEKEVIVVGCDNGTLQIYELVLEQKWKLRFIRQLETGKRFAITAIRTQLRIHSSEDDDEIVKETPKLEIMAGDTHGFLYLWK; encoded by the coding sequence ATGTCAACCACCACAACCAGTGGGATTGTCCTAGCACTCGCGATGAGTGATCAGTCAGTAATACTAGGCGGGTTGTTGAGAAATGCGCTTTGTTTGACTTTGGATCAGGATTTGGAGATATCCATAGAGGATCAACTTTGTGAAATCCTAACAAACTACGCTAGTAATCAGGAGACTTTTGGCAAGGACTATGTTCCTTGTGACTTGCGCACATATGTGGATACTGAGTTGCCTACAAGgtttcaattgaccaataCTGATTCGAATTTTAACAGTGGAGCAGAGCACAGTTGGTCAGAGCTGTTAGAAGGTCATTGGAATTCTGCAGAGTATGCAGTGGCTTTGcaaatcatcatttctttgacagATCTCTCTGTTTGGAATAAGCTGAAATTGGGAGAGATTAAGGGCATTAAGGAACTGTTGTTAAGGAGGATAATAGATGTCGGCGATACCGCTATAAATGTACAGGAAAAGCTAGCCGATTTATATTGCGTGGTTGCAAGTGTCAATTTTACAGCAAGGGACCTATTGGAGTTATACACGCATTTTCCAGCTGGATTGACCTACCGAACGCTTGAAAGTCTAGCCGCTCAAATGTCAGATCCCTCAGCACAAGCTTTTCTTCAGTTTGAGAACTGCTATAGAATCTTCAAGACCTCAAAACGTGAAGATTCACGATTTACACTACAGTTTTTCATTCAGTTCAGTAATATCACTTCCAATCGAATAATGACTGTCGGTAAGAACCTATATTTGGAGATTAAAGAAGGACAATTCTGTATGTCGAATGATGAATTCATTATTGCTTTATTTGAGAATCTGGAATTACAAGCGGAGGCTCTTTATTCAATTGCTGTCACTATCAATGAAAACGATATCTCTTTGTATGTCGATGGAAATTTAATTGATAGCCTCACCTTGTTTGAGGGATCGATCACAGCTATAAATCAGTTCGAGTTGGGCTCCATGATTTCCTCTTTTAAGCTTTACAGGTTTGtgattttcaatgatatcttATCCGAAGAGTCGATTAAGCTCATCCATGCGATGGGCAGTTCGTTCAGAAATAGCTTGGAAGAGACAATCGACATGCATGATATTAGGTTAGCTTTAGGAGACAAGTTTTTGGAGAGCTTATGCAGAGATTCCAACTATGTTGATCGATTATTGGAGAACCTGCGAGAAACAATCAAAAGATGCATTATGGTAGACCTCGATCCCACTTATCTTTGTGTTGCTGGGAATTCCCTGGTTCGTGCCCATGAGGAATTGCAGGACAGTTCTTTCACATACATGGCGATGGGAAAATGTTTTCATTACAGACCTGCTCCTTTAGTTCCAATATTCCAGTCTATCAATTGCTTTAGATACATTCTTTGCAATCTTGAGAATTCCAGAGATATGGACGAACTTTTCCAATATTTGTCTCACTTGATGACTATTCTGCGAAATAACTATATGCGGGCCCTGTACAGGAGAGATTACGGATTTCCACTACTATCACATATCTTGGTCACAAGAGTACGAAGAAAATTAAAATTATCGCTGCCAATacaattcttcaacttatTTCAGAAATTTTGCGGATGGAACTTCTCCAATATCAGCAAATCTCTGATAGAGGACGAAAGCGCTTATCAGTCTCTGATTTTAAATATTGATATTTGGTACACAAGCTCTTCGGAATCTCACTCAGGTCACGGTGGAGTAGAGATAATACGATTTTTATTATTTCAGATTGGTAGTCTTATAGAGGCCTCGGAACTTTGCTCGTTGAACTCACAAAAACTTCGAAAGCTGAATGTTTTAAAGACTTTTTGCAATAATCAGCACATTTTTGCTGAGCAGCAGGGATATCCGAATGTGTTTGATGAATTATCGAGCGACCTTTCCAATGTGTACAATTTattgttgaaggatgaGTTACGCAGGGCTAATATTCaatggtttcttcaattctcaTACTCTGAACTCAAAAGTGGATTCTATCAAAACAGTGAAGTTGCATTTGATGCTGTTGACTCGTTGTTCACCGAAGTATTGGATACTACCGAGACAAACAAAATTCGCTGTATTACCGACTCTATTTCCTGCAAATTTTTACTGATGGCTCTCGGTGAGACTATACTCGGTAAAAGAAGCCCAGTGACTATTTTGAACATTCTGCTCAAAGTTTTGTTGGTGAATGAGACCGCAtacaaaaatttcattagGAGCAATGGATTAGATCTCCTATTTTACATGCTTAAAAATGCGGATTCCTGCTACTATGAAGACGTTGTCTACTTATTATATGGTTATTCCCTAGGAGACTATAATGTCGAGCTTAATCtcaaacaatttgaaaacgGTATCATTCATCCAAATGCAACAGTAATTATGAAGGAACTACAACTGCTATCGATTAATCTGCTGGAATGGGCAGTGGTAAACGACATTAGTAATACATTTCAGATGGATTTAGACTATTTCATCactatcttcatcaaaaaattgGGCTCAATTCTGGCTAGAGTTAGCGAGGAGACTAAGCTAGATTCGTTCATGGTATCATTGTATTCAGCTCTCCTGGATATTCTAACTACTCTGACAAAACCGCAAAATTCTTCTATTTACGAGGGATCAGCTAGCGTAATCAAGAAACTGCTAGCGGACAACGTTACAAAGGCTCTGATGAGTATGGGAGTATGGGATTTTGAGCGATACTTTGAAGCAACGATAAGTCCGCCTCATGGAGAGATGAGGAGTCTAGCCATTGGTGAAAATGAGTTCGACTATTTCGAGCTTGCATATTTGAGATCCATAATTCCAGCTATTTTCACGGACTTGAAGGAAATGACAGAGTTCTTTACGGAGAGACTATTTGAAAGCGATTGCAtgcttttcaattttcagCATATATTTAACAGGCTCAAACAGCTTCTCATTGTTTTTAAGATGGAGCCAATTGTTTATGTTAATATGCTTAAATGCACTTTAGCATGCATTAAATCGGCAAAGGAAAGACACGGCTGTAAAAAAGCTACTATGACATCGCTAGTTGATGCATTTGCTTTTACGTCGCTGGCGTTATTGTATCCTGGCTTGTGGAAGGACGGCTCGCTTGACCGCGATAGTCTTCAATGTTGCACCACTTTTTTCATTGACTATGGAGTTGAAGTCTTAGATAATGATTTTTCCCACTACAGTGACGGTATAGCTCGTTTTATGTGTTGGTCTTtatttcaacaaatcatCACCGAAGGATCTAACAAAACACTCACAGACTCGTTAAAAATGGTGCTTGAGAGCAAAGGCGATGAGTTTGCTTCCCAGGCGCTGGGCGAGGATGATCTCTCGATCATACTTACGGTAATCCAGGTGCGCTCAGAAACTGATACTGAGTCTATTCAGCATTATATCAGTGTTCTCGAAAACCGGCTTCAAGTTGATGCAGTGAGCAGCTCTTTCTCCAGCATTGAGTCTAAGGAACGTGCATGCATGTATTCAGTGGATCGTTTATCTAAAGAAGTTTGTGCTCATCGAGATTTGAGAATGGAGTCGAAAATAAACGAACTCCGAAAGAGAAATAGTCTCTTTCGAAGCGATAACGCTGTTCTCGATAGAAACTTGAGGATCAATTTTAAAAAACATCATACCAATTTTGTAACGgacaaggaagaagattaCTTACTACATGGCCAGCAATATCTCGCATTGGTAAAGCAGCTCAGATATACGGTAGGCCTGCAGTTGGGTAGTTCAAGTGATTGCGATTGGGGGATCGATTctgttgaaaatttcaatggaaTGAAAGGTCGCTTGGCTCCGTTCGTAGAAGCTGGTGGCATATGCGAAATCGATACCAACAGCGATCAGCAGAAGATGGAATTTGATTCAAGAATGTCCTTGGAGACTCAACCTAAAACAACAAACAAGAGCCTCCTATCATATGATCTAATGTCAGAATTAGATACCTTAGAAGTGCTAACCGGTGACAAGGAGGATGAGAATAGAAAAATtctcaagattttaaagGGCAATGACAGCATTAGAAGAATATGGAATACCAGCCTTGTCATTGGTTTGGACGTGAGGGAGGGTGTTTTGAtatttggtcaagataATTTGTATTTTGTGAGCAACTACAGTTTTGTTAAGGCGGAAAACAGGGTTCTCAAACTTTCAGAGGTCCCTCTTTCTGATAGAGATGCAAACATAAGCTTAATCACCGGTTCAATAGGCAAGCCTCAGGGAAACGCAAACAGTCACGATGTTCAGATCTGGAAGCTGCCGGAACTCGCTTCCGTTATTAAAAGACCTTTTTTATTAAGAGATGCGGCCATGGAGCTCATGTTTGAGAATGGGACAAGCTTTTTCCTAAGCTTTAAGAACAAGAGTTACCGAGATGACGTTTACTATgttcttgataaacttcCTAAAAATGAAAATATTGACCCAGTGCTGTACACTactcttcaagaactgAATAACAGTAGCGGTACAATTGGTTTGCAAAACGGCATTTACAAGACTACTTTGAAGAcaaaatttgtcaaagcTTTCGCAACAAGTTTGAGTATTACAGAGGGGTTCTCAGCAACGACTAAGTGGCAAAAGGGAgagctttcaaacttttaCTATCTGATGACAATAAACACGCTCGCCGGCAGAACTTTTAACGATATCACTCAATATCCCGTTTTTCCTTGGGTCATTGCAGATTACACCAGTGAAGAATTGGACCTCGATGATCCCTTGACTTTCAGGGATCTGTCTAAACCCATGGGTGCTCAGTCggaaagaagaagagctcaattcattgaaagGTACGAAGCTTTAGAATCTTTAGGAGATCCTGACTCACCTCCATTTCATTATGGTACTCACTACTCCTCTGCAATGATAGTTTCGTCGTATCTAATCCGTTTGAAGCCATATGTCGACTCTTTTCTGTTACTGCAGGACGGTAAATTTGGGCACGCTGATCGCCTATTCAATTCTATTGGGCGTGCCTGGTCATCCGCAGCGATTGAGAATACGACCGATGTACGTGAGTTGACACCAGAGTTTTTTTTCCTCCCAGAGTTTCTCGTGAACCTGAATAATTTCGATCTCGGTAAAGATCAACAAGGCAACAGGGTTAGCGATGTCACATTGCCTCCATGGGCGAAGAACGATCCCAAGATATTTATAGCCAAAAACAGAGAGGCACTGGAAAGTCCTTACGTCTCATCCCAACTTCATTTATGGATTGATTTGATATTTGGGTCAAAGCAGCGAGGCGAAAACGCATTAGCGGCCATCAATGTTTTCAATAATCTCAGCTATCCTGGAGCCGTTTATTTGGATAGCATTAgtgatgaaaatgagaGACGAGCAGTGACAGGAATCATTCATAACTTTGGACAAACCCCATTacaaatctttcaagacGACCATCCAACAAGAATTGTAACCAAAATTAAACATATCAATGAAAACATATGGCAACAGTTAAGGCAAAGACCCAGCCATATTTATCAGCCGCAGAAACGGGATACTCACGACATCGCAGTGCGTTATATTTTCTGGGAAGTGTATCCTGATGGGACAGTTTGCTGGAAGGCATATCCATTCTTGGATGTCACTATCAGTAGCAGTTCTCACTTGTTGCCATTGAGAATGAAAGGACAGTTCTCTTTACAAATAGGACCAGAGACATACGACTTTTTGCACTGCTCTCgaatttcaagcttttcTCTTTGGAGACAACAAGAGTTTGTTACTGGTGATATAAACGGAATAGTCAAGATCTGGAGATATGAGGGGATCAGAAGTAATAAAAGCGCACAGCTCAGCTGCTTAGGAACACTTTACGGGCACCTTTCCGAAGTCAAGGACATTAAAGTATATTACGACTATAATACTTTACTTTCTCTGGACACCGATGGAACCATTTATTTGTGGGACCTAATTGACTATAAGATAGTGAGACGTATATCGTCAATAGCTTCGCAAGCTGCAATTTCCCAGAATCAAGGTACTATCGCCGTCTTCACCATGGATATGATGCTGATGGTATACAACTTCAGCGGCATGTTGTACATTAGCGAGCCTTTCAATCCCGATACGACAGTCACGAGCATAGAGTTcgtgaatttttcttctgtcGACTTGGGTTCCAAACGTCATGCATATTGGAAAGAAAAGGAAGTGATTGTAGTCGGATGCGACAATGGTACCTTACAAATTTACGAGCTTGTCCTAGAGCAAAAGTGGAAATTGAGGTTTATTCGGCAGCTGGAAACAGGTAAACGTTTTGCAATTACCGCTATCAGAACTCAGCTGAGAATTCACAGTTCTGAGGACGATGACGAAATTGTGAAAGAGACACCAAAACTTGAAATAATGGCAGGGGACACTCATGGTTTCCTTTACTTATGGAAATAA